In a single window of the Podospora pseudocomata strain CBS 415.72m chromosome 2 map unlocalized CBS415.72m_2, whole genome shotgun sequence genome:
- a CDS encoding uncharacterized protein (COG:S; EggNog:ENOG503P0R2) — MRREDNKIKMGRHLNLSNSGTRLHRVGKTKKMSMSSAEPRTGTRSKNGCLTCRARHVKCDERHPVCLKCVKQKAGCEWPPPPELQTHQPEEDIPQAESRSLRRLAPAVNDTHDQLIQAQASTWTPDVDLSMSDLPIVPDFSFLTGLGCSDFMPWFPVPYPEPTLDMHISSEALLAPLPLGVSPSQAEREALAWYRSSATFGFGSAKNPNWSTHAIVWETARESKAVLHLLLAATQNEMAWRAGSQGALFARADENYRLGHQQLEAEIRSREIDPLNAMSCFWFLYLHQKRRHAAGNRMLMSELSKMMEEYLTAFNLHQMLTSADAENPAWPEPKKALLARLMVWLFWIDAQAATQGEGGRISRLLTSSASRQALVDLYKISRTTLESFWAGRYPDDEVVDDMKNSSALDMIHDTWVLVQEVNNAADEQLPLDPKASDEILSKIQALQCEPGPLRVLRLTSSNAALRDRVMLNADWAGVNFYTLRIYHFRCSLTEEHLAFSSPQSQTVKIADVVDSLLLLIQKSLATGREDQPDRMQWPLFWAGIETTDPFKRIWALGELKDEGLVQAMRCVLLLQEGGSRVGMAKIRDIFQASCLGVPVAGFGGMWGMRG, encoded by the exons ATGCGAAGAGAAGATAATAAGATAAAAATGGGTCGCCACTTAAATCT TTCCAACTCGGGTACACGCTTACATCGCGTcggcaagaccaagaagatgTCTATGTCCTCCGCTGAACCGAGAACCGGGACGAGATCCAAGAACG GCTGCTTGACGTGCCGTGCTAGACATGTCAAATGCGATGAGCGACACCCTGTTTGCTTGAAGTGTGTCAAGCAAAAGGCAGGGTGTgaatggcctcctcctccggaaCTACAGACCCACCAGCCAGAGGAAGACATCCCGCAAGCTGAAAGTCGGTCTCTCAGACGTTTAGCTCCCGCCGTCAACGACACACATGACCAACTCATTCAGGCTCAAGCATCCACTTGGACGCCGGACGTTGACTTGTCGATGAGCGACCTGCCCATAGTCCCAGACTTCAGCTTTCTCACGGGCCTAGGCTGCTCGGACTTCATGCCATGGTTTCCTGTCCCGTATCCCGAACCAACATTGGACATGCACATCAGCTCCGAGGCCCTTCTCGCCCCTCTGCCTTTGGGCGTATCCCCGTCCCAAGCGGAGCGCGAGGCTTTGGCATGGTACCGTAGCAGCGCGAcgtttgggtttgggagcgCGAAGAATCCCAACTGGTCTACTCATGCTATTGTGTGGGAGACAGCCCGCGAAAGCAAAGCTGTCTTGCATCTCCTCCTGGCAGCAACACAGAACGAAATGGCGTGGCGAGCAGGATCCCAAGGCGCCCTGTTTGCCCGTGCCGATGAGAACTATCGTCTCGGGCATCAGCAGCTGGAGGCAGAGATCCGAAGTCGCGAAATCGACCCTCTGAATGCCATGTCCTGTTTTTGGTTCCTTTACCTGCATCAGAAGCGTCGCCATGCTGCAGGAAACCGCATGCTGATGAGTGAGCTCAgcaagatgatggaggagtaCTTGACGGCTttcaacctccaccaaatGTTGACTTCTGCAGATGCGGAGAATCCGGCCTGGCCGGAGCCGAAAAAGGCACTGTTGGCTCGTCTTATGGTTTGGCTTTTTTGGATTGATGCACAAGCAGCCAcacaaggagaaggtgggagGATTTCCAGGCTTCTAACTtcgtcagcttctcggcaAGCTTTGGTAGATCTGTACAAGATTTCAAGAACCACTCTGGAATCGTTCTGGGCCGGGAGATATCCCGATGACGAGGTTGTGGACGACATGAAGAACTCCAGCGCTCTTGACATGATCCACGACACCTGGGTCCTCGTGCAGGAGGTCAATAACGCTGCCGATGAACAGCTGCCCCTGGATCCAAAGGCCAGCGACGAAATCCTGAGCAAGATACAGGCCTTGCAGTGTGAGCCAGGTCCTCTTCGCGTTCTACGCCTAACCTCTTCAAATGCTGCGCTCCGAGATCGTGTGATGTTGAACGCAGATTGGGCTGGAGTGAACTTTTATACACTCCGCATCTACCACTTCCGATGCAGTTTGACTGAGGAACATCTCGCCTTTTCTTCACCCCAGTCCCAGACTGTCAAGATTGCCGACGTCGTTGATTCTTTGTTGCTCCTCATCCAGAAAAGCTTAGCCACCGGCAGAGAAGACCAGCCAGATCGCATGCAGTGGCCGCTGTTCTGGGCGGGGATCGAGACGACAGATCCGTTCAAGCGAATCTGGGCGTTGGGGGAACTCAAAGATGAAGGTCTTGTTCAAGCAATGCGTTGTGTGTTGCTGCTTCAAGAGGGTGGGTCAAGGGTTGGAATGGCCAAGATTCGCGACATCTTTCAAGCCTCGTGTCTCGGTGTGCCAGTTGCTGGTTTCGGCGGCATGTGGGGGATGCGGGGGTGA
- a CDS encoding uncharacterized protein (EggNog:ENOG503NU8T; COG:C): MPPSPNLLLSQPLTLPVANLTIPNRLAKASMFEDCADPTTNLPSPQLKAISSSWSTGSWGLILTGSVAIDPLQVTTNAVLANQPNLPEETLLSSLQSWAASFRPPASSTTPPSPVIVQLIHPGKQLLRFASKARSMFEPPLAPSPIPLDLGPGLLPKIARTLLFAHPREMTIPEIQSLITQHAHSALILAKAGFNGVQIHAAHGFLLTQFLSPHSNKRTDAYGGTAAKRARVILEIIAAVREATKEYKGFVVGLKLNSVDHQQTDRQGKEDSIEQLRLLAKTELDFVEISGGSFEDIKPREMLAESTKKREAFFLEFARVAKRELAGIPLMVTGGFTTRLGMEEALRRGDCDMVGLARPSIFDPLLPRNVLLNPEVKDEDAKVTRVNVPVPWLLQKIPLKLVGAGVDGQFHAKKLQALGSTENKKA, translated from the exons ATGCCTCCATCACctaacctcctcctctcccaacccctaaccctccccgtcgccaacctcaccatccccaaccgccTCGCCAAAGCCTCCATGTTCGAAGACTGCGCcgatcccaccaccaacctcccctccccccaattaaaagccatctcctcctcctggtcTACCGGCTCCTGgggcctcatcctcaccggcTCGGTAGCCATCGACCCCCTCCAagtcaccaccaacgccgTTCTtgccaaccaacccaacctccccgaagaaaccctcctctcctccctccaatCCTGGGCAGCTTCCTTCCGCCCccctgcctcctccaccacccccccatccccagtAATAGTCCAACTAATCCACCCGGGCAAACAACTCCTCCGCTTCGCCTCCAAAGCCCGCTCCATGTTCGAACCCCCCttggccccctcccccattcccctcGACCTAGGccccggcctcctcccaaagATAGCCCGtaccctcctcttcgcccacCCCCGAGAAATGACCATCCCCGAAATCCAAtccctcatcacccagcACGCCCACTccgccctcatcctcgccaaagccGGCTTTAACGGCGTCCAGATCCACGCCGCCCacggcttcctcctcacgCAGTTCCTTTCCCCTCATTCCAACAAGCGAACCGATGCCTACGGTGGCACAGCTGCCAAGCGAGCCCGCGTCATCCTCGAGATCATCGCTGCCGTGAGGGAAGCCACCAAAGAATACAAAGGGTTCGTCGTAGGCCTCAAGCTAAACAGCGTGGATCACCAGCAAACCGACAGGCAAGGCAAAGAAGACAGCATCGAGCAGCTCCGACTCCTGGCAAAGACAGAGCTGGATTTTGTCGAGATCAGCGGGGGCAGTTTTGAGGATATCAAACCGAGGGAGATGCTCGCCGAGAGCAccaagaaaagagaggcGTTCTTTCTCGAGTTTGCCAGAGTAGCCAAGCGGGAGTTAGCCGGGATTCCATTGATGGTTACGGGGGGCTTCACCACCAGGcttgggatggaggaggcgctTAGGAGGGGTGATTGCGATATGGTTGGGTTGGCAAGGCCCTCGATTTTCGACCCTTTGCTTCCGAGGAATGTCCTCTTGAACCCAGAGGTCAAAGATGAGGATGCCAAGGTGACCCGTGTCAATGTTCCGGTGCCTTGGTTGTTGCAAAAGATTCCGCTCAAGCTGGTTGGGGCTGGTGTGGATGGT CAATTCCACGCCAAGAAACTGCAAGCACTCGGAAGCaccgagaacaagaaggctTGA